One part of the Rickettsia akari str. Hartford genome encodes these proteins:
- a CDS encoding S9 family peptidase, with product MSKICYIIGTILIISVGIFMFQKQTITDNNQIIPRKVLFGNPDKARVSLTHDGKYILYVAPQDGVLNIWLAPSDDISKAEAITNDKGRGIWSYTKAYNNKNILYTQDFNGDENDRIYSYNIETKETKLLTPERGVKAGIAGVSYKKPNEILIYLNERNPEYFDIYKLNLDTLEKELIYKNDRFTDYVTDENLNLRFGNLLDKDGAVEYYELKDGASKLYTKISMEDSFNTSILGFDASGEILYMLDGRNRNTSALKAITLATDNEVILAEDPKADIGLFTMHPTKHTPQAVSIDYDRVSYKILDKEIEDDMKYLQTLDRGDLIINSRTLDDKTWIVAYMADNAPVKYYKYDRANKKAEFLFTNRKELEQYSLAKMIPVIIKSRDGLDLVSYITFPNDVKLDENNIPDKKVPLIINVHGGPWARDSWGYNPEHQWLANRGYAVLSINYRGSTGFGKHFLNAGNLEYAGKMHTDLIDGVNWAIKNNIVDFDKVCIMGGSYGGYATLVGLTMTPDIFACGVDVVGMSNLLTHVQSKAPYITPLLSIYKTRIGPWDTEEEQEFLRKRSPINFVDNIKKPLFIAQGAHDVRVVQAESEQIVNSMKAKNISVVYALYKDEGHGFAKPGNRISYYALAEQFLAKILKGRAEAIGDDLKNANLILNDKAKISGEEAEKIIDKAIGH from the coding sequence ATGAGTAAAATTTGCTATATTATAGGCACTATATTAATAATAAGTGTCGGTATTTTTATGTTTCAAAAGCAAACAATAACGGATAACAATCAAATAATCCCAAGAAAAGTTTTATTCGGTAACCCTGATAAAGCAAGGGTTTCTCTAACCCACGACGGTAAATATATTCTGTATGTTGCACCGCAAGATGGTGTCTTAAATATTTGGCTAGCACCATCAGATGATATTAGTAAAGCAGAAGCCATCACCAATGATAAAGGACGTGGTATTTGGTCTTATACTAAAGCTTATAATAATAAAAATATTTTATATACACAAGATTTTAACGGTGATGAAAATGACCGAATTTATAGCTATAACATAGAGACCAAAGAGACAAAATTACTTACTCCTGAAAGAGGCGTTAAAGCCGGTATAGCTGGAGTGAGCTATAAAAAGCCAAATGAGATATTAATATATTTAAATGAGCGTAATCCTGAATATTTTGATATTTATAAATTAAATCTAGATACTTTAGAAAAAGAACTCATTTATAAAAATGATAGATTTACTGATTATGTAACTGATGAAAATTTAAATTTAAGATTCGGTAATTTACTAGATAAAGATGGAGCCGTTGAATATTATGAATTAAAAGACGGAGCATCTAAATTATATACTAAAATCTCAATGGAGGATTCTTTCAATACTTCTATACTAGGTTTTGATGCTAGCGGCGAAATTCTTTATATGCTTGATGGGCGTAACCGCAATACTTCAGCACTTAAGGCGATAACACTCGCTACAGATAACGAAGTAATATTAGCTGAAGATCCAAAAGCCGATATCGGTTTGTTTACTATGCATCCTACCAAACACACTCCGCAAGCAGTATCCATAGACTATGATAGAGTTTCATATAAAATATTAGATAAAGAGATTGAAGATGATATGAAATATCTGCAGACTCTTGATCGTGGTGATTTAATTATCAATAGTAGGACGTTAGACGACAAAACTTGGATCGTTGCTTATATGGCTGATAATGCACCGGTGAAATATTATAAATATGATAGGGCAAATAAAAAAGCCGAATTTTTATTTACTAATCGCAAAGAACTTGAGCAATATAGCCTTGCTAAGATGATACCGGTAATTATCAAGTCACGTGACGGGCTTGATTTAGTTAGCTATATCACTTTTCCCAATGATGTAAAGCTTGATGAAAATAATATTCCTGATAAAAAAGTACCGCTAATAATTAATGTTCATGGCGGACCGTGGGCTCGTGATAGCTGGGGATACAATCCTGAGCATCAATGGCTTGCAAATCGTGGTTACGCAGTTTTAAGTATAAATTACCGTGGTTCTACCGGTTTTGGGAAACATTTCTTAAACGCCGGTAATTTAGAATATGCCGGTAAAATGCACACCGATTTAATTGACGGTGTTAACTGGGCTATTAAAAATAATATAGTTGATTTTGACAAAGTTTGTATTATGGGCGGAAGTTATGGAGGTTATGCAACGCTTGTAGGTCTTACCATGACCCCTGACATATTTGCTTGCGGTGTTGATGTTGTAGGTATGTCTAATTTATTAACTCATGTGCAATCTAAAGCTCCTTATATTACACCATTGTTAAGTATATATAAAACACGTATAGGACCTTGGGATACTGAAGAAGAACAAGAGTTTTTAAGAAAAAGATCACCGATTAATTTTGTTGATAATATCAAAAAGCCTTTATTTATAGCACAAGGTGCTCACGATGTGAGGGTCGTACAGGCAGAATCAGAACAGATTGTAAACAGCATGAAAGCAAAGAATATATCGGTAGTTTATGCACTTTACAAAGATGAAGGACATGGCTTTGCAAAACCAGGTAACAGAATCTCATATTACGCTCTTGCCGAACAGTTTTTAGCTAAGATTTTAAAAGGAAGAGCAGAAGCAATAGGAGATGACTTAAAGAATGCTAATCTCATTCTGAATGATAAAGCAAAAATTAGTGGCGAGGAAGCGGAAAAGATTATAGATAAAGCAATTGGGCATTGA
- a CDS encoding ribonuclease J, with translation MSSFNIKNHKNDLLFVPLGGSNEIGMNLNLYHYKGKWLMIDCGSGFADDYLPGVDMIIADSRFIEKYKKDIVGLILTHAHEDHLGGVQYLWSSLKCPIYTTTFTANFLKIRLNEYDFAKNIKIHEVKSGSKISLDPFSLEMVPLTHSAPEMQAIMIRTDAGNILHTGDWKFDNDPVLGQKADEELLKSYGDEGVLALVCDSTNVFNKGSSGSEGDVRKSLVDIIAGCPQMVVVSTFASNLARLDTIIHAAGLAGRKVVLTGRSLHRMMLAAQESGYFKDIAPLISERDVSRFSREELLVIATGCQGEPMAATAKLASNSHPSIRLAPKDTMIFSSKIIPGNEKKIFRLFNIFVKAGVEVITERDHFVHVSGHPSIDELHKMYSLIRPNICIPVHGEPIHIHEHVKLAKKNGIKQAVEVENGSVVLLEPNNATVISKVENGYLAVDGNYLLPVESPIFKARRRMCESGIVVASVVINKKGMLAANPILSMPGLLDPKEDMALVNLIKNDIQELVTIQNKQTKKALSDEQVIEAIKRTIRKTLKQEINKSPVIIVNLEKTVE, from the coding sequence ATGTCATCATTCAACATCAAAAATCATAAAAATGATCTGCTATTTGTACCGCTAGGAGGATCCAATGAAATAGGTATGAATCTTAATCTTTACCATTATAAAGGTAAATGGTTAATGATTGATTGCGGTAGCGGTTTTGCCGATGATTACTTACCTGGTGTTGATATGATAATTGCCGATAGTCGCTTTATAGAGAAATATAAAAAAGATATAGTAGGTCTGATTTTAACTCATGCTCACGAGGATCATTTAGGCGGTGTACAATATTTATGGAGTAGCCTTAAATGTCCTATTTATACTACTACTTTCACAGCAAATTTTTTAAAAATTCGTTTAAATGAATATGATTTTGCTAAAAATATAAAAATTCATGAAGTGAAATCTGGTAGTAAAATAAGTCTAGATCCTTTTTCCTTAGAGATGGTGCCACTGACTCACTCGGCTCCTGAAATGCAAGCAATTATGATCCGTACGGATGCAGGTAATATTTTACATACGGGAGATTGGAAATTTGATAATGATCCTGTACTTGGTCAAAAAGCCGATGAGGAGCTTCTGAAGTCTTATGGAGATGAAGGTGTTCTTGCACTTGTTTGTGATTCAACTAACGTGTTTAATAAAGGAAGCTCAGGGTCTGAGGGAGATGTTAGAAAAAGTTTAGTAGATATCATAGCCGGATGCCCTCAAATGGTAGTAGTTTCAACCTTTGCATCTAATTTAGCACGGCTTGATACAATAATTCATGCTGCAGGACTGGCCGGTAGAAAAGTAGTCTTAACCGGTAGAAGTTTGCATCGTATGATGCTTGCAGCTCAAGAAAGCGGCTATTTCAAAGATATTGCTCCTCTAATTAGTGAACGTGATGTTAGTAGATTTAGCAGAGAAGAATTATTAGTCATTGCTACCGGTTGTCAAGGTGAGCCTATGGCAGCAACTGCAAAACTGGCTAGTAATTCTCACCCGTCAATAAGACTTGCTCCTAAGGATACGATGATTTTTTCTTCAAAAATTATTCCTGGTAATGAAAAGAAAATATTCAGACTATTTAATATATTTGTTAAAGCTGGTGTAGAAGTGATTACTGAACGTGACCATTTTGTGCATGTTTCAGGACATCCATCGATTGACGAGCTGCACAAAATGTATTCTCTAATTAGACCAAATATTTGTATACCTGTTCACGGCGAGCCTATACATATTCATGAACATGTTAAGCTTGCTAAGAAAAATGGTATAAAACAGGCAGTAGAGGTTGAAAATGGTAGTGTAGTATTGCTTGAACCTAATAATGCAACAGTAATTTCAAAAGTTGAAAATGGTTATTTAGCTGTAGATGGTAATTATTTACTCCCTGTAGAATCTCCGATTTTCAAAGCTAGAAGACGTATGTGTGAGTCGGGTATCGTTGTAGCATCAGTAGTAATTAATAAAAAAGGGATGCTTGCTGCAAACCCAATTCTGTCTATGCCTGGTCTGCTTGATCCAAAAGAGGATATGGCGTTGGTTAATCTCATTAAAAACGATATTCAAGAACTTGTTACCATTCAAAATAAACAGACTAAAAAAGCATTGTCGGATGAACAAGTAATCGAAGCAATAAAAAGAACAATTCGTAAAACCTTAAAACAAGAAATTAATAAGTCACCCGTTATAATAGTAAACCTTGAGAAAACTGTGGAGTAG
- a CDS encoding NAD kinase, with protein sequence MNINKIALIYNQNSKHLAIIEEIKKLYNYCKIEEAEAIIVIGGDGALLHNIHRYMHLNIPFYGVNLGNLGFLMNPLDTKNLSQNIHESTVSILNPLLMQAEDISGQIYTALAINEVSIFRKTNQAAKFRIDVNGIERMSELVADGALIATPAGSSAYNLSAGGPILPLESNMLCLTPICSFRPRRWHGALLLASATIQFKILNTNKRPVNATADFQEFNNITNVTVKSTTDTPIKLLFNKNHTLEDRIIKEQFGG encoded by the coding sequence ATGAATATAAATAAAATAGCATTAATTTATAACCAAAATTCCAAACATCTAGCTATTATAGAGGAAATAAAAAAACTCTATAATTATTGTAAAATAGAGGAAGCAGAAGCAATTATCGTAATAGGAGGTGATGGAGCATTACTACATAATATTCACCGCTATATGCATCTTAATATACCTTTTTATGGAGTTAATTTAGGAAACCTCGGCTTTTTAATGAATCCTTTAGATACTAAGAATTTATCACAAAATATACATGAAAGTACTGTTTCTATTCTAAATCCTCTTCTTATGCAAGCTGAAGATATAAGTGGTCAAATATATACCGCACTTGCTATTAACGAAGTATCGATATTTCGTAAAACTAATCAAGCTGCTAAATTTAGAATAGACGTAAACGGAATAGAGAGAATGAGCGAATTAGTAGCAGACGGAGCTTTAATTGCAACGCCTGCCGGAAGTAGTGCTTACAATTTATCTGCCGGCGGTCCTATTTTACCGCTTGAATCAAATATGCTATGCCTAACCCCTATCTGCTCTTTTAGACCACGTAGATGGCACGGTGCTTTACTGCTTGCATCTGCTACAATTCAATTTAAAATACTTAATACAAATAAACGACCGGTAAATGCTACTGCCGATTTTCAGGAGTTTAATAATATCACAAATGTTACCGTTAAATCTACTACGGATACGCCTATCAAACTGCTCTTTAATAAAAACCATACGCTAGAAGATAGAATTATTAAAGAGCAATTCGGTGGATAA
- the sucC gene encoding ADP-forming succinate--CoA ligase subunit beta, which produces MNIHEYQAKEILRKYGVPTSTGLVVTKTEKINETIDKLNTEVYVVKAQIHAGGRGKAGGVKVVKSKEEAKKVAHDMFGINLVTHQTEPQGQKVNCLYIESGCDILKEYYFSIVFDRSASCITFIASTEGGVDIEEVAAKTPAKIIKFSVDPATGLQDFHMRGIAYELGFKDNQAKQMKEIVKSVYNAFVETDAAQIEINPLIVQTDGNLLALDAKITFDDNGLFKHPNITAMRDHDEEDPLETRAANAGLSYVKMGGNIGCMVNGAGLAMATMDIIKLYGASPANFLDVGGGADRERVKEALKIILSDKEVQGILVNIFGGIMRCDIIAEGIIAAAKDIGIKVPLVVRLAGTNVEKGEEILSNSGLDIIPAHDLADAANKIVAAIR; this is translated from the coding sequence ATGAATATTCATGAATATCAAGCAAAAGAGATTTTGAGAAAATACGGCGTACCTACTTCCACTGGACTCGTTGTTACGAAAACCGAGAAGATTAACGAAACCATAGATAAGTTAAATACAGAAGTATATGTGGTTAAAGCACAAATACATGCCGGCGGTAGAGGTAAAGCAGGCGGTGTTAAGGTTGTTAAGAGTAAAGAAGAAGCAAAAAAAGTGGCTCATGACATGTTTGGTATTAATTTAGTAACACATCAAACAGAACCTCAAGGACAAAAAGTAAATTGTCTTTATATCGAATCAGGTTGTGATATCTTAAAAGAATATTATTTCAGTATAGTATTTGATAGATCGGCAAGTTGTATTACTTTCATAGCTTCTACCGAAGGAGGAGTCGATATTGAAGAAGTAGCAGCAAAAACTCCTGCAAAAATTATTAAATTTTCTGTTGATCCTGCAACCGGTTTACAAGATTTTCATATGCGTGGTATAGCTTATGAGCTAGGTTTTAAGGATAACCAAGCTAAACAAATGAAAGAAATAGTAAAATCAGTGTATAATGCTTTTGTTGAAACTGATGCTGCACAAATTGAAATCAACCCGTTAATTGTACAAACGGACGGAAATTTACTCGCTTTAGACGCAAAAATCACTTTTGATGATAACGGCTTATTCAAACATCCAAATATTACGGCAATGCGTGATCACGATGAGGAAGATCCTTTAGAAACTAGAGCGGCAAATGCGGGGCTTAGCTATGTAAAAATGGGCGGTAATATCGGTTGTATGGTTAACGGTGCGGGTCTTGCTATGGCTACTATGGATATTATTAAGCTTTACGGTGCGTCACCTGCAAATTTCTTAGATGTTGGCGGCGGGGCTGATCGTGAGCGTGTAAAAGAAGCTTTAAAAATAATTTTATCCGATAAAGAAGTGCAAGGGATCTTAGTTAATATTTTCGGCGGTATTATGCGTTGTGATATTATAGCGGAAGGGATTATTGCAGCTGCAAAAGACATAGGTATAAAAGTGCCATTAGTCGTCCGTTTAGCCGGTACTAACGTTGAAAAAGGCGAAGAAATTTTATCAAATTCCGGTTTAGACATAATACCGGCACATGATTTAGCAGATGCAGCAAATAAGATAGTCGCGGCTATTAGGTAG
- a CDS encoding RDD family protein — MKKQIIYPDFIARIFSTALDLSLFAFIAIPISQFCSFNLLWLFFNDYFLSNNINLYNPNEMFNSVMSQEFYEYLKAGNFNKYILFNISIFATNMLVIGSYFVTLWYYKGATLSKMFLRMKVVDAVTLKRPTLKQLIKRFLGYMTFPIGIFFILFSSKKQALHDKIAGTVVIKS, encoded by the coding sequence ATGAAAAAGCAAATTATTTATCCTGATTTTATAGCACGAATTTTTTCTACGGCACTTGATTTATCATTATTTGCCTTTATAGCAATCCCAATATCACAATTTTGTTCTTTTAATTTATTATGGTTGTTCTTTAATGATTATTTCCTTAGCAATAACATTAATCTTTATAATCCCAATGAAATGTTTAACTCAGTTATGAGTCAGGAATTTTATGAATATCTTAAAGCAGGAAATTTTAATAAATATATTTTGTTTAATATCTCAATTTTTGCTACTAATATGTTAGTAATAGGCTCATATTTTGTAACGCTTTGGTATTATAAAGGTGCAACGCTTAGTAAAATGTTCCTACGTATGAAAGTCGTAGATGCCGTAACATTAAAGCGTCCAACTTTAAAGCAGTTAATTAAAAGATTTTTAGGGTATATGACTTTTCCTATAGGTATTTTTTTCATACTTTTTTCTTCTAAAAAACAAGCATTGCATGATAAGATAGCCGGAACAGTTGTTATTAAGTCTTAA
- the recR gene encoding recombination mediator RecR: MNKTNDHEIDQLIYLFSKLPGLGSRSARRIVLYLLQDKDVRLKSLINNLVEIDKKIVKCKICGNMDTESICSICSSKYRDKSVIAVVETVAELWAMERSGNFKGLYHVLGHNLSAASRQNPSILRLPELLKRCFAENIKEVIIATNSTLEGQTTAYFITEYLKEHPAKISRLASGIPIGGELDYLDEGTLSAAINLRQPFE, encoded by the coding sequence ATGAATAAAACAAATGATCATGAAATAGACCAGCTGATTTATCTTTTTTCAAAATTGCCTGGGCTTGGTAGTAGGTCAGCAAGACGTATAGTGCTTTATCTACTACAAGACAAAGATGTTAGGTTAAAAAGCCTGATTAATAACCTTGTAGAGATAGATAAGAAAATAGTAAAATGCAAGATTTGTGGTAATATGGATACGGAAAGTATTTGCTCTATTTGCTCTTCTAAATATAGAGATAAATCGGTTATTGCTGTTGTTGAAACCGTAGCTGAATTATGGGCAATGGAGCGTAGCGGTAATTTTAAAGGTTTATATCATGTACTAGGCCATAATTTATCGGCGGCTAGTAGGCAAAATCCTAGCATACTAAGGTTACCTGAACTACTTAAAAGATGTTTTGCAGAAAATATTAAAGAAGTTATTATTGCTACTAATTCTACTTTAGAAGGTCAAACTACTGCCTATTTTATTACTGAATATTTAAAAGAGCATCCTGCTAAAATTTCTCGCCTTGCTAGCGGTATACCTATCGGAGGTGAACTTGATTATCTAGACGAAGGTACTTTATCTGCCGCTATTAACCTACGCCAACCTTTTGAGTAA
- a CDS encoding YqaA family protein, with translation MNQFEAYSLLFVDSFVSNLIIGFQNELIFHSMKVFAGYNSLIMLLVAICAALSGHAFNYIFGRIVLNIFYASKNEHNILRHKSLTKLYYKYEIFIIFLMAFPFWGCFISLFSGFVKTKFLKFLVIGCLAKVCYYALELYIF, from the coding sequence ATGAATCAATTTGAAGCATATAGTTTATTATTCGTTGATAGTTTTGTCTCAAATCTTATTATCGGTTTTCAGAATGAATTAATATTTCATTCTATGAAAGTGTTTGCGGGCTATAATAGTTTAATAATGCTGTTAGTAGCTATTTGTGCTGCTCTTAGCGGTCATGCATTCAATTATATTTTTGGAAGAATAGTTTTAAATATCTTTTATGCTTCAAAAAATGAACATAATATCTTAAGACATAAAAGTTTAACAAAATTATATTATAAATATGAGATATTTATAATTTTCTTAATGGCATTTCCTTTTTGGGGATGCTTTATTTCTTTATTCTCTGGTTTTGTTAAAACAAAATTTCTAAAATTTTTAGTGATTGGTTGTTTGGCAAAAGTATGCTATTATGCTCTAGAATTGTATATATTTTAA
- a CDS encoding Tim44 domain-containing protein codes for MSPQIIELLIFAVIAFYIINKLITTLGSTSEEEQTRQKSYFGEPVIKDVTYSTVKSNKEEKNIPTAQDIKAFKDIIVEHNITAVVDGMEQVHKRLYSFDPVKFINNAKTAFQMIIEAAYKKDSKELSELIDKRYLEAFEKIIPSYGDVFDSSALSAKYSEIYMFGNNIFIKLLFQGKNVVDKIEDLKEEWTFTRNANTKEVDWFLSNIERV; via the coding sequence ATGTCTCCTCAAATAATAGAGTTATTAATTTTTGCCGTTATTGCTTTTTACATTATAAACAAATTAATTACGACTCTCGGTTCTACTTCAGAAGAGGAACAGACAAGGCAAAAATCTTATTTTGGCGAACCGGTTATTAAGGACGTAACTTACAGTACAGTCAAATCCAATAAAGAAGAAAAAAATATTCCAACAGCCCAAGATATTAAAGCTTTTAAAGATATAATAGTCGAACATAATATAACTGCGGTCGTAGATGGAATGGAACAAGTCCATAAACGCCTTTACTCTTTTGATCCGGTTAAATTCATAAATAATGCTAAAACTGCTTTTCAAATGATTATAGAAGCTGCTTATAAAAAAGATTCTAAGGAATTATCTGAGCTCATAGATAAAAGATACTTGGAAGCATTTGAAAAAATAATACCATCTTATGGAGATGTTTTTGACTCATCAGCTTTAAGTGCAAAATATTCAGAAATTTACATGTTTGGTAATAACATCTTTATTAAATTACTATTTCAAGGTAAAAATGTAGTTGACAAAATTGAAGATTTAAAAGAAGAATGGACATTTACACGTAATGCTAATACTAAAGAAGTTGATTGGTTTTTAAGCAATATTGAGAGAGTATAG
- a CDS encoding NAD(P)H-dependent glycerol-3-phosphate dehydrogenase, translating into MNKFKNIAVYGGGSFGTSLAALAAQNCSNVTLFLRDEEIAKEILHKKTNIKYLGGIKLPAHLHATTNLSVIKDFELIIIAVPSYAFDDSIKLLKTHGISEDNTLLIATKGFARNPTELFSDRLKTLLPHSSTAFFAGPNLAKELAKNLPASASIASLDIDIANKIANNISSKIFTTNMTSDIVTLQVAGALKNIFAIKSGIDLASEQGENARATLIVDALKEIITLSKVFGGLQKNSDILLEAGVVGDLVLTCYALGSRNTNFGYELGISSDKKKFLQEYKQLVEGREALKLVLDLIKQYDLHMPIISEVASYVMPA; encoded by the coding sequence ATGAATAAATTTAAAAATATTGCTGTTTATGGCGGAGGGAGTTTCGGTACTAGTCTTGCTGCTTTAGCAGCACAAAACTGTAGTAATGTTACTTTATTTTTACGTGACGAGGAAATAGCAAAAGAAATTTTACATAAAAAAACTAACATAAAATATTTAGGTGGTATTAAATTACCTGCTCATTTACATGCTACTACAAACTTAAGTGTAATTAAGGATTTTGAGCTAATTATTATTGCAGTGCCGTCTTATGCTTTTGATGACTCAATAAAATTATTAAAAACTCACGGCATTTCTGAAGATAATACTCTTCTAATCGCAACAAAAGGCTTTGCCCGTAATCCTACTGAACTATTTTCTGATAGATTAAAAACTCTATTACCGCATAGCTCTACAGCGTTTTTTGCAGGTCCGAATTTAGCAAAAGAACTCGCTAAGAATTTACCGGCTTCGGCAAGTATTGCAAGTTTAGATATAGATATAGCAAATAAAATAGCCAATAACATAAGTTCAAAAATTTTTACTACTAATATGACAAGCGATATTGTAACATTACAGGTAGCAGGAGCGTTGAAAAATATTTTTGCTATTAAAAGTGGAATTGATTTAGCAAGTGAGCAGGGCGAGAATGCAAGGGCAACGCTTATAGTGGATGCCTTAAAAGAAATTATTACTTTATCTAAGGTCTTTGGAGGTTTGCAAAAAAATTCTGATATTTTGCTAGAGGCAGGAGTAGTAGGCGATTTAGTGCTTACTTGTTACGCTTTAGGTTCACGTAATACAAATTTTGGTTATGAGCTTGGAATTAGTAGTGATAAAAAGAAATTTTTACAGGAATATAAACAGCTAGTAGAGGGAAGAGAAGCATTAAAATTAGTTTTAGATTTGATAAAGCAATATGATTTACATATGCCTATAATTTCAGAAGTGGCTAGCTATGTCATGCCTGCATAG
- the rbfA gene encoding 30S ribosome-binding factor RbfA: MKKLTKTNSHRQQKLASIINEALIEILRRGKMLDSRLFNCPLTITKVIVTADLKIANCYFLPFNTKLTINEVMNALNNSKKAIRNFITNKINVKFSPDIRFHYDHGFDNAIKVEELLKNIQVLGDKLNH, from the coding sequence ATGAAAAAATTAACCAAAACTAATTCTCATAGACAACAAAAATTAGCAAGCATTATAAATGAAGCATTAATCGAAATTCTAAGACGTGGTAAAATGCTGGATAGCAGACTTTTTAATTGTCCGCTCACTATTACGAAAGTTATAGTTACTGCTGATCTAAAAATAGCTAATTGTTATTTCTTGCCTTTTAATACTAAACTAACAATAAATGAAGTTATGAATGCATTAAATAATTCTAAAAAAGCTATCAGAAATTTTATTACTAATAAAATAAATGTGAAATTCTCACCTGATATAAGATTTCATTACGATCACGGATTTGATAATGCTATAAAAGTGGAAGAGTTGCTAAAAAATATACAAGTTCTAGGGGATAAACTCAATCATTGA